In the Klebsiella aerogenes KCTC 2190 genome, one interval contains:
- the pheA gene encoding bifunctional chorismate mutase/prephenate dehydratase, giving the protein MTEENPLLALRDKISALDEKLLALLAERRGLAVEVGKAKLESHRPVRDIDRERDLLERLMTLGKKHHLDAHYITRLFQLIIEDSVLTQQALLQQHLNKINPRSARIAFLGPKGSYSHLAARQYAARHFEQFIESGCAKFADIFEQVETGQADYAVVPIENTSSGGINDVYDLLQHTSLSIVGELTLPIDHCVLVSSSTDADKIETVYSHPQPFQQCSQYLSRYPHWKIEYTESTSAAMEKVAQAKSPTVAALGSEAGGALYGLQVLEHCQANQTQNITRFLVLARKAVNVSDQVPAKTTLLIATGQQAGALVEALLVLRNHNLIMSKLESRPIHGNPWEEMFYLDIQANLESLPLRKALKELAEITRSMKVLGCYPSENVVPVDPA; this is encoded by the coding sequence ATGACCGAGGAAAACCCATTACTGGCCCTGCGCGACAAAATAAGCGCCCTGGATGAAAAACTGCTCGCGCTGCTGGCCGAACGCCGCGGCCTGGCGGTAGAAGTCGGGAAAGCGAAGCTGGAATCGCACCGTCCAGTACGCGATATCGACCGCGAACGCGACCTGCTGGAGCGTTTAATGACGCTTGGCAAAAAGCATCATCTGGACGCCCACTACATTACCCGCCTGTTCCAGCTGATTATTGAAGACTCCGTTCTTACCCAGCAGGCGCTACTGCAGCAGCATCTTAATAAGATTAACCCCCGCTCCGCGCGTATCGCCTTCCTTGGGCCTAAAGGCTCGTATTCACATCTTGCCGCGCGCCAGTACGCCGCGCGTCATTTTGAGCAATTTATCGAAAGCGGCTGCGCGAAATTCGCCGATATCTTTGAGCAGGTCGAAACCGGTCAGGCCGATTACGCCGTCGTGCCGATTGAAAACACCAGCTCCGGCGGGATCAACGATGTGTACGATCTGCTGCAGCATACCAGTCTGTCGATCGTCGGCGAACTGACGCTACCAATCGATCACTGTGTGCTCGTTTCATCCTCAACGGACGCTGATAAGATCGAGACCGTTTATAGCCATCCGCAGCCGTTCCAGCAATGCAGCCAGTATTTAAGCCGCTATCCGCACTGGAAAATCGAGTACACCGAGAGCACCTCAGCGGCGATGGAAAAAGTCGCGCAGGCAAAATCCCCCACCGTTGCCGCGCTGGGTAGCGAGGCCGGCGGCGCGCTGTACGGGCTGCAGGTGCTGGAGCACTGCCAGGCTAACCAGACGCAAAACATCACTCGTTTCCTGGTGCTGGCGCGTAAAGCGGTGAACGTATCCGATCAGGTGCCGGCGAAAACGACATTGTTAATCGCCACCGGCCAACAGGCTGGCGCGCTGGTTGAAGCGCTACTGGTGCTGCGTAACCACAACCTGATCATGAGCAAGCTGGAATCGCGCCCCATCCACGGTAACCCGTGGGAAGAGATGTTTTATCTGGATATTCAGGCCAACCTGGAATCCCTTCCCTTACGTAAGGCTTTAAAAGAGCTGGCCGAAATTACCCGTTCGATGAAAGTACTGGGCTGTTACCCGAGCGAAAACGTCGTGCCGGTCGACCCGGCTTAA
- the pheL gene encoding pheA operon leader peptide PheL produces the protein MKRLPFFFAFFFTFP, from the coding sequence GTGAAACGACTCCCGTTCTTCTTCGCATTCTTTTTTACCTTCCCCTGA